From Lytechinus pictus isolate F3 Inbred chromosome 6, Lp3.0, whole genome shotgun sequence, the proteins below share one genomic window:
- the LOC135154493 gene encoding uncharacterized protein K02A2.6-like, with amino-acid sequence MICYYSNYFEIEKLQRTTAPAVIKKLKHQFGRYGVPEIIVSDNGPPFSSNEFAEFAKKLGVQHNTISPYNSKANGKAESAVKTAKRLLTRCKDTGDDVDLALLNIRNTPTQGIQSSPVQRFMGRRTRTLLPTSTRLLAPDRNPQADLERLKESQKRQAKYFNRDTRKLKDLSPGAVVRVKPFNNNKKWKKAVILKKLDDRSYEVRCEGQVLRRNREHLRATSEPQDVHDTGPALFNWRRSDGNPQPDVPTTERHTSYTRTQISQNADINSPEKSRDPNLNTSETEPTNPASLRRSRRQRREPLKMRDFVTF; translated from the coding sequence ATGATCTGTTACTACTCAAACTACTTTGAGATAGAAAAACTACAGAGGACAACTGCCCCTGCAGTCATCAAGAAACTGAAACACCAGTTTGGGAGATATGGAGTACCTGAAATCATCGTATCTGACAATGGTCCTCCTTTCTCCTCTAACGAATTTGCTGAATTTGCCAAAAAGCTTGGAGTTCAGCATAATACCATCTCTCCATACAACAGCAAAGCTAATGGCAAAGCAGAGTCTGCTGTCAAGACTGCAAAAAGACTACTTACAAGATGCAAGGATACTGGAGATGATGTTGATCTAGCCTTACTCAACATTCGCAACACCCCTACACAAGGTATCCAGAGTAGTCCAGTCCAAAGATTCATGGGTCGTCGGACTCGTACTCTCCTCCCCACTTCGACTCGGTTGCTTGCACCTGATCGCAACCCACAGGCTGATCTTGAGAGACTGAAAGAAAGCCAGAAACGTCAAGCAAAGTATTTCAACAGAGATACAAGAAAGTTGAAAGATCTCTCACCAGGAGCAGTCGTAAGAGTCAAGCCATTCAACAATAACAAGAAGTGGAAGAAAGCAGTTATCCTTAAGAAACTGGATGACCGTTCCTATGAAGTTCGCTGTGAGGGCCAGGTTCTCAGAAGGAACAGAGAACACCTCAGAGCCACATCTGAACCACAAGATGTACATGACACTGGTCCTGCTCTTTTCAACTGGAGACGTTCTGATGGTAATCCTCAACCTGATGTACCAACTACTGAGCGCCATACGTCCTATACCAGGACCCAGATATCCCAGAACGCGGATATTAACAGTCCGGAGAAGTCGCGTGATCCAAACTTGAATACCTCAGAAACGGAACCAACCAACCCAGCTTCCCTAAGACGATCTAGACGTCAGCGACGCGAACCGCTTAAGATGAGGGATTTTGTTACGTTTTGA